From Loxodonta africana isolate mLoxAfr1 chromosome 2, mLoxAfr1.hap2, whole genome shotgun sequence, the proteins below share one genomic window:
- the HSPB3 gene encoding heat shock protein beta-3 has product MAKIILRHLIETPVRYQEEFEARGLEDCRLDHALYALPGPTIVDLGKTKPAQAPQVDSVAEMQPQEGKSHFQVLLDVVQFLPEDIIIQTFEGWLLIKARHGARMDEHGFISRSFTRQYKLPDGVETKDLSAILCHDGILVVEVKDSAGTQ; this is encoded by the coding sequence ATGGCAAAAATCATCCTGAGACACCTCATAGAGACTCCAGTGCGTTACCAGGAGGAATTTGAAGCTCGAGGTTTGGAAGACTGCAGGCTGGACCATGCTTTATATGCACTGCCTGGGCCAACCATTGTGGATCTTGGAAAAACCAAGCCTGCCCAGGCTCCTCAAGTGGACTCAGTGGCCGAGATGCAACCACAAGAAGGTAAATCCCACTTTCAGGTCCTGCTGGATGTGGTCCAGTTTCTCCCCGAAGATATCATCATTCAGACCTTCGAAGGCTGGCTGCTGATTAAGGCTCGACATGGAGCCAGAATGGATGAACATGGCTTTATCTCAAGAAGCTTTACCCGACAGTATAAGCTGCCAGATGGCGTTGAAACAAAAGATTTGTCTGCAATCCTCTGCCATGATGGAATTTTGGTGGTGGAAGTAAAGGACTCAGCTGGGACTCAGTGA